One window from the genome of Hoplias malabaricus isolate fHopMal1 chromosome X2, fHopMal1.hap1, whole genome shotgun sequence encodes:
- the LOC136676926 gene encoding SH2 domain-containing protein 3C-like isoform X2 has protein sequence MENRGEYVMFSKETCLLDTPSEKLRKELEEELKLSSSYIQSHGWYHGRIPWEVAESLVLEDGSFLIRDSLTSSGDYVLTTRWNQKPLHFLISRVLLRSSDTYSRMQYVLEGETFDSIPALVHFYVGNKTLLTQQSGARVLSPVNRTLPLCYLENMFGQTSPERTPVNSPTHRKESLKNRECTGATEALAIELINPQREAVKSFAGNLEQRVVVTSSPTPINTLYRRRKSPSGNRKFVVVPSSPVLQRPLETQLCTSPTDRAVIYLEPTDNIWSTMTRSSQNTTAESSNLLCSPANTSQIQHSGQEEQTVTGLPEEDNEDYLMPLVVESASSFFPSVYQSPLLPTENKPLETRVLRRVKEVARILDTAVDRTRGMGVCSGIELLTLPHGHYLRQDLLERFHTMSILLAVELLGCTGSVEERGALLHRTITLASELKTNLGNMFGFTAVMKFLELPQISRLEETWAVLRQKYTESAVLYEKTLKPALKRMNDGKEMCDLSETTIPHVLPLLLLFEKTGVTLEGSESWESLDAGMDCVLSHLDAARTIACHGEMFCTNAKAKLQDFQEQPDLLEIFITEFQMRLLWGSRGVEESREERYEKFDKVLTALSNRLEPPHPSQ, from the exons GTAGCAGAGTCTCTTGTGCTTGAGGATGGCAGTTTCCTCATTCGTGACTCTCTCACAAGTTCGGGAGACTATGTCTTAACCACCCGCTGGAATCAGAAACCCCTCCACTTCTTAATCAGCAGAGTTCTGCTGCGCTCCAGTGATACCTACAGTCGAATGCAGTATGTCCTGGAAGGAGAAACGTTTGACTCCATTCCTGCCTTGGTTCATTTCTATGTGGGAAACAAGACGCTTCTAACCCAGCAGAGTGGGGCACGTGTCCTCTCCCCAGTGAACAGAACTCTACCCCTTTGTTATCTGGAGAATATGTTTGGTCAAACTAGTCCAGAGAGGACTCCAGTAAACTCCCCCACGCACAGGAAGGAAAGCCTTAAGAATAGAGAATGCACAGGAGCAACTGAGGCCCTGGCAATAGAGCTAATAAACCCACAGAG GGAGGCAGTAAAGAGCTTTGCTGGAAACCTAGAACAGCGTGTTGTGGTCACCTCATCtccaacaccaataaacactt TGTACAGACGCAGAAAGAGTCCATCAGGGAACAGGAAGTTTGTTGTAGTCCCTTCGTCACCTGTTCTGCAAAGACCCCTCGAAACTCAACTGTGCACTTCTCCCACTGACAGAGCCGTCATCTACCTGGAGCCTACAGACAACATCTGGTCCACCATGACCAGGTCTAGTCAGAACACCACTGCAGAGTCCAGCAACCTGCTGTGCAGTCCAGCCAACACCAGTCAGATACAGCACAGTGGACAAGAGGAGCAGACAGTGACTGGCCTCCCGGAGGAGGACAATGAGGATTACTTAATGCCTCTTGTGGTTGAATCAGCCTCCAGTTTCTTCCCCAGTGTGTACCAGTCACCACTGCTTCCCACAGAGAATAAACCACTAGAAACAAGAGTCCTGAGGAGAGTGAAGGAG GTCGCTAGAATACTGGACACAGCTGTCGACAGAACAAGAGGGATGGGAGTTTGTTCAGGAATTGAACTGCTTACACTTCCACATGGACATTACCTCCGGCAAGATCTGCTGGAAAG GTTCCACACCATGTCCATCCTGCTGGCGGTGGAGCTGCTGGGTTGTACTGGGAGTGTGGAAGAGAGAGGAGCTTTACTGCACAGAACTATTACGCTGGCCTCAGAGCTAAAGACTAACCTGGGAAACATGTTTGGCTTCACTGCAGTAATGAAATTCCTGGAACTTCCACAG ATTTCACGTTTGGAGGAGACGTGGGCAGTtttaaggcagaaatacacagaaAGTGCCGTCCTGTATGAGAAAACCCTAAAGCCAGCTttgaaaagaatgaatgatGGAAAAG AGATGTGTGATCTCTCagaaaccactatccctcatgTGCTCCCTCTGCTTCTACTGTTTGAGAAAACTGGAGTCACTCTTGAGGGATCAGAGTCATGGGAGAGCCTGGATGCTGGGATGGACTGTGTGCTGAGTCATTTGGATGCAGCACGAACCATTGCATGCCACGGGGAGATGTTCTGTACAAATGCAAAGGCAAAACTACAAG ATTTCCAGGAGCAGCCAGACCTTCTAGAAATTTTCATCACAGAGTTTCAGATGCGTTTGCTTTGGGGCAGCCGTGGGGTGGAAGAAAGCAGGGAAGAACGCTATGAGAAGTTTGATAAAGTGTTGACTGCTCTGTCTAACAGACTGGAGCCACCTCACCCATCACAGTGA
- the LOC136677232 gene encoding probable peptidyl-tRNA hydrolase yields MSDETRKVKLLAILSQVWRLLSMALRRMINKLMNRVLLGTVQSEKMASDVVNSSRRKLVVGLGNPGMNGSRHSVGMTVISALAERLGVADQWRSDRQVSGEVIISVFQDTQLVLLRPKLLMNVNGVSVAKAAGKFSVQPEHIVLVHDELDKPLGKVGIKHGGSARGHNGVRSCVDCLQTDVMPRLRIGIGRPSGKTTVDRHVLGRFSKEEQLILSSVLEQSVDLLLAQITEEQLQTFPAGGRRAAGRKKERTPPPHDLAEEKTQS; encoded by the exons ATGAGTGACGAAACGAGGAAGGTAAAACTCCTGGCGATTTTGTCTCAGGTTTGGAGGCTGTTATCGATGGCTTTGAGGCGGATGATAAATAAGTTGATGAACCGTGTGCTTTTGGGCACAGTCCAGTCTGAGAAGATGGCCAGTGATGTGGTGAACAGTTCTAGAAGGAAACTG GTGGTAGGGCTTGGTAACCCTGGGATGAATGGTTCAAGGCACAGTGTCGGGATGACTGTGATTTCAGCACTGGCCGAGCGACTGGGTGTGGCTGACCAGTGGAggtcagacagacaggtgtCAGGAGAGGTCATcatttcagtttttcaggaCACTCAGCTTGTGCTTCTTCGTCCAAAGCTGCTCATGAATGTAAACGGAGTGAGTGTAGCTAAGGCAG CCGGGAAGTTTTCTGTGCAGCCTGAACACATTGTCTTGGTTCATGATGAACTTGATAAACCCCTTGGGAAAGTCGGCATTAAACATGGAGGGAGTGCAAG GGGTCATAATGGTGTCCGATCCTGTGTTGATTGTCTTCAAACTGAT GTTATGCCACGACTACGAATTGGTATCGGACGACCCTCTGGAAAGACAACTGTGGACAGACATGTTTTGGGACGATTTTCCAAAGAAGAGCAGCTCATTCTGAGCTCTGTTCTGGAGCAGAGTGTGGACCTTTTACTCGCACAGATCACAGAAGAGCAGCTCCAGACTTTTCCAGCAGGAGGCAGAAGAGCAGCaggcagaaagaaagagagaacccCTCCACCTCATGATCTTGCTGAAGAGAAGACTCAGAGCTGA
- the LOC136676183 gene encoding torsin-2A-like — translation MELRSEGAGMIFTLFWVYCTSTVGGFEMKTIYCTISDSCDCDFKPNIQGLEWDLYKNVYGQHLVRDIVSETVVSFLKKENPDRPLVLSFHGASGTGKTMVSTMLGRHLYGTAMGSPYIHQYVPTLHFPLADRVKQYKSDLKHWVQGNLTACARSIFIFDEMEKMPPGVIDILEPFLGPSHVVFQTNYRKAIYIFISTAGQEVINRVALESRQAGRDREEIKPEELEEAIAESVFNNKNSGFYHSKIISEKRIAHFVPFLPLCRRHIERCAQRDLCQRGECQRRDVAEAVGGAVTYTPQDGQHFSSTGCKLVPAKVNLFL, via the exons ATGGAGCTGAGGTCTGAAGGAGCAGGGATGATATTCACACTTTTCTGGGTTTACTGTACATCAACAGTTGGTGGTTTTGAAATGAAGACGATATATTGCACCATATCTGACAGCTGTGACTGCGACTTCAAGCCCAATATTCAGG GCTTGGAGTGGGatctttataaaaatgtatatgggCAGCATCTGGTGCGGGATATTGTGTCAGAGACTGTTGTTAGTTTCCTAAAAAAGGAAAATCCAGACAGACCACTGGTGCTGTCTTTCCATGGAGCTTCAGGGACTGGTAAGACTATGGTCAGCACAATGCTAGGACGCCACCTCTATGGAACAGCCATGGGAAGCCCTTATATCCACCAGTATGTCCCCACTCTGCACTTTCCTTTAGCTGACAGAGTGAAGCAATACAAG TCAGATTTAAAACACTGGGTCCAGGGTAATCTCACTGCTTGTGCTCGCTCTATCTTTATCTTCGACGAGATGGAAAAGATGCCCCCTGGAGTGATTGACATATTAGAACCCTTTCTTGGCCCTTCACATGTTGTTTTCCAGACCAACTACCGTAAGGCTATCTACATCTTTATCAG CACTGCAGGTCAAGAGGTCATTAACAGAGTTGCCCTAGAAAGTAGGCAGGCTGGACGAGACAGAGAGGAGATCAAGCCAGAAGAGCTTGAGGAAGCCATTGCAGAGTCTGTGTTCAACAATAAGAATA GTGGATTCTACCACTCCAAAATAATCTCAGAAAAGAGGATAGCTCATTTTGTGCCATTCCTGCCCTTGTGTCGGCGCCACATTGAACGCTGTGCCCAGCGGGATTTGTGCCAGCGTGGTGAGTGCCAGCGTAGAGATGTGGCAGAAGCAGTAGGGGGCGCAGTAACCTATACTCCACAGGATGGTCAACACTTCTCAAGTACTGGGTGCAAACTAGTGCCTGCTAAAGTCAATCTTTTCTTATGA
- the LOC136676926 gene encoding SH2 domain-containing protein 3C-like isoform X1 — MENRGEYVMFSKETCLLDTPSEKLRKELEEELKLSSSYIQSHGWYHGRIPWEVAESLVLEDGSFLIRDSLTSSGDYVLTTRWNQKPLHFLISRVLLRSSDTYSRMQYVLEGETFDSIPALVHFYVGNKTLLTQQSGARVLSPVNRTLPLCYLENMFGQTSPERTPVNSPTHRKESLKNRECTGATEALAIELINPQREAVKSFAGNLEQRVVVTSSPTPINTLYRRRKSPSGNRKFVVVPSSPVLQRPLETQLCTSPTDRAVIYLEPTDNIWSTMTRSSQNTTAESSNLLCSPANTSQIQHSGQEEQTVTGLPEEDNEDYLMPLVVESASSFFPSVYQSPLLPTENKPLETRVLRRVKEVLTNADTKTMALNITKVDCMVARILDTAVDRTRGMGVCSGIELLTLPHGHYLRQDLLERFHTMSILLAVELLGCTGSVEERGALLHRTITLASELKTNLGNMFGFTAVMKFLELPQISRLEETWAVLRQKYTESAVLYEKTLKPALKRMNDGKEMCDLSETTIPHVLPLLLLFEKTGVTLEGSESWESLDAGMDCVLSHLDAARTIACHGEMFCTNAKAKLQDFQEQPDLLEIFITEFQMRLLWGSRGVEESREERYEKFDKVLTALSNRLEPPHPSQ, encoded by the exons GTAGCAGAGTCTCTTGTGCTTGAGGATGGCAGTTTCCTCATTCGTGACTCTCTCACAAGTTCGGGAGACTATGTCTTAACCACCCGCTGGAATCAGAAACCCCTCCACTTCTTAATCAGCAGAGTTCTGCTGCGCTCCAGTGATACCTACAGTCGAATGCAGTATGTCCTGGAAGGAGAAACGTTTGACTCCATTCCTGCCTTGGTTCATTTCTATGTGGGAAACAAGACGCTTCTAACCCAGCAGAGTGGGGCACGTGTCCTCTCCCCAGTGAACAGAACTCTACCCCTTTGTTATCTGGAGAATATGTTTGGTCAAACTAGTCCAGAGAGGACTCCAGTAAACTCCCCCACGCACAGGAAGGAAAGCCTTAAGAATAGAGAATGCACAGGAGCAACTGAGGCCCTGGCAATAGAGCTAATAAACCCACAGAG GGAGGCAGTAAAGAGCTTTGCTGGAAACCTAGAACAGCGTGTTGTGGTCACCTCATCtccaacaccaataaacactt TGTACAGACGCAGAAAGAGTCCATCAGGGAACAGGAAGTTTGTTGTAGTCCCTTCGTCACCTGTTCTGCAAAGACCCCTCGAAACTCAACTGTGCACTTCTCCCACTGACAGAGCCGTCATCTACCTGGAGCCTACAGACAACATCTGGTCCACCATGACCAGGTCTAGTCAGAACACCACTGCAGAGTCCAGCAACCTGCTGTGCAGTCCAGCCAACACCAGTCAGATACAGCACAGTGGACAAGAGGAGCAGACAGTGACTGGCCTCCCGGAGGAGGACAATGAGGATTACTTAATGCCTCTTGTGGTTGAATCAGCCTCCAGTTTCTTCCCCAGTGTGTACCAGTCACCACTGCTTCCCACAGAGAATAAACCACTAGAAACAAGAGTCCTGAGGAGAGTGAAGGAGGTGCTTACAAATGCAGATACAAAAACAATGGCTCTGAACATCACCAAAGTCGACTGCATG GTCGCTAGAATACTGGACACAGCTGTCGACAGAACAAGAGGGATGGGAGTTTGTTCAGGAATTGAACTGCTTACACTTCCACATGGACATTACCTCCGGCAAGATCTGCTGGAAAG GTTCCACACCATGTCCATCCTGCTGGCGGTGGAGCTGCTGGGTTGTACTGGGAGTGTGGAAGAGAGAGGAGCTTTACTGCACAGAACTATTACGCTGGCCTCAGAGCTAAAGACTAACCTGGGAAACATGTTTGGCTTCACTGCAGTAATGAAATTCCTGGAACTTCCACAG ATTTCACGTTTGGAGGAGACGTGGGCAGTtttaaggcagaaatacacagaaAGTGCCGTCCTGTATGAGAAAACCCTAAAGCCAGCTttgaaaagaatgaatgatGGAAAAG AGATGTGTGATCTCTCagaaaccactatccctcatgTGCTCCCTCTGCTTCTACTGTTTGAGAAAACTGGAGTCACTCTTGAGGGATCAGAGTCATGGGAGAGCCTGGATGCTGGGATGGACTGTGTGCTGAGTCATTTGGATGCAGCACGAACCATTGCATGCCACGGGGAGATGTTCTGTACAAATGCAAAGGCAAAACTACAAG ATTTCCAGGAGCAGCCAGACCTTCTAGAAATTTTCATCACAGAGTTTCAGATGCGTTTGCTTTGGGGCAGCCGTGGGGTGGAAGAAAGCAGGGAAGAACGCTATGAGAAGTTTGATAAAGTGTTGACTGCTCTGTCTAACAGACTGGAGCCACCTCACCCATCACAGTGA